In one Fusarium falciforme chromosome 5, complete sequence genomic region, the following are encoded:
- a CDS encoding FAD-binding-3 domain-containing protein, producing MSLPPTTDVLIVGAGPVGLLTGIGLTQQGVYCVLVEKRERGVQATFGRATTLYPRSLELLEQLDVADDLIQEGFVSRSSINFKDGKRVNERGWNLMFDHFKPSYHDYALNIRQRYSEDVFRNHFESYGKSVWFSWKLTTYAIDTSLGDGYNVTATLEHKAMGKAPVRCKYLVGSDGGSSSVRQLTGIDLDLDPTTHEWIRIEGKMTTDMPDSNIGFASIETEHHGNILWVKLDRDTYRVGFALTPALLAKYPNGITQDEASKEAAEGMKPFKLEFDRLDWWTHYKVGHITNLDVTKINQSVAQVLQKDQFVLIGGDAAHTYSSGFAQGMNTGIHGATNLVWKLAGTIKGWYKPSVLETYASERHAAAKKRIGIDKHAAAVISGEIPAQYRGLGRTADEILWKIFGENIGFNVRLGVTSAKNVINQSPLMTTLPCGVRSPDALPSPETLPMFAGRHDGMIRLVTRMIGTAGSGWEISGGPPLGRFFIDGDGTCHSEYGLDSKSGALIMTCPDGISA from the exons ATGTCTCTTCCACCCACTACCGACGTACTCATTGTTGGCGCTGGCCCGGTTGGCCTTCTTACCGGGATTGGCCTTACCCAACAAGGCGTTTATTGTGTTCTTGTCG AAAAACGAGAGCGCGGTGTCCAGGCCACCTTTGGCCGTGCGACAACGCTTTACCCAAGGTCcttggagcttctcgagcagcTGGATGTGGCTGATGACTTGATTCAAGAGGGCTTCGTATCTCGAAGCAGTATCAACTTCAAAGATGGGAAAAGGGTGAATGAAAGAGGGTGGAACCTCATGTTCGATCACTTCAAGCCAAGTTACCATGACTATGCTCTAAACATTCGTCAGCGGTATTCGGAGGATGTCTTTCGAAACCACTTCGAAAGCTACGGCAAGTCGGTTTGGTTTTCCTGGAAGCTCACAACTTATGCCATCGACACTTCACTCGGTGACGGGTACAATGTTACAGCTACTCTTGAACACAAGGCGATGGGGAAGGCGCCTGTCCGCTG CAAATATCTTGTTGGATCCGATGGTGGCTCCTCGTCGGTTCGGCAATTGACTGGCATCGATCTTGACCTGGATCCAACCACCCACGAATGGATTCGAATTGAGGGCAAAATGACAACTGATATGCCTGATTCAAACATCGGGTTTGCTTCGATCGAGACAGAGCATCACGGAAATATCCTGTGGGTGAAGCTCGACCGGGATACCTACCGTGTTGGGTTTGCTCTTACGCCTGCTCTCCTCGCAAAATACCCAAACGGCATCACCCAAGATGAGGCTTCgaaggaggctgccgagggAATGAAGCCGTTCAAGTTGGAATTCGACAGACTAGACTGGTGGACTCACTACAA AGTCGGACATATCACTAACTTGGATGTTACCAAGATCAACCAGAGCGTCGCACAGGTTTTGCAAAAGGACCAATTTGTTCTCATCGGAGGTGATGCCGCCCATACTTATTCCTCTGGTTTTGCTCAGGGCATGAACACGGGCATCCACGGCGCTACAAATCTCGTCTGGAAGCTTGCGGGAACCATCAAGGGGTGGTATAAGCCTTCGGTTCTCGAGACATATGCCTCGGAACGGCACGCGGCAGCAAAGAAACGAATTGGAATTGACAAGCACGCCGCGGCTGTCATATCTGGAGAAATCCCTGCGCAATACCGGGGACTCGGGAGAACTGCAGATGAGATTTTGTGGAAGATCTTTGGCGAGAACATTGGCTTTAACGTCAGACTGGGAGTCACATCGGCCAAAAATGTCATTAACCAAAGCCCTCTCATGACCACTCTCCCATGCGGCGTCCGCAGCCCTGACGCACTT CCCTCTCCAGAGACCCTGCCCATGTTTGCTGGGCGTCACGACGGGATGATCCGACTTGTTACACGGATGATTGGAACCGCCGGCAGTGGGTGGGAGATATCGGGTGGGCCTCCCCTGGGAAGATTCTTTATTGACGGTGATGGCACTTGCCACTCTGAGTATGGACTGGATAGCAAGTCGGGTGCTCTTATTATGACCTGCCCCGATGGTATAT CGGCGTGA